The DNA sequence GTATAACACTTTACGGAGTCTTCTTTTATCCCTTACTGTGAAAAGGCTCACGCTCATTGAGACAGGTTTCCTTAACGTGTGATTTTATCGGGAATCTTTTGACATTCCCCCCCTTTTCTGATTAAATTAAATAGAATATCGCACTAATGCGGTATATAATTATCCATTCTATTTAAAAGGGGGAAATTTCATTGAAAAAGGTTACTTCTTTATCAGTCCTTCTCGTTTCCAGTGCGCTTTTTATGACAGCGTGCGGCGGCAATGATGGGGGCGGAAACACTGCCGAAGAAAACGGCGGAAATGGTTCCGGCAACACAGAAGAGAACACAGAAGAGAACGCAGAAGAGAACGCAGAAACAAGCAATGAAACGGAAGAGACAAATGAAGCGGCCAACAATGGCGGCGGTGGCGAGGCTGACTTGAACAACATGCAGCTCGGTACCGGTTCGACAGGCGGTACGTATTATCCTCTTGGCCAGGAAATTGCTACGACAATCAACAATAATATTGAAGAGTATGAAGAATTCGACATGAGTGCTGTTTCTTCCGGCGCTTCCGTTGACAACATTGTCAGCATCTTTAACGGAGAAATGGACATGGGTATGACAGTTCACCTTCCGGCTCTCGACTCTCTTACAGGCGATGGCGACTTTGAAGGTGTAGAAATCGACAACTTTGGATTTATGGGCCACATTTATCCGGAAGTCATGCAGATCGTAACACCGGAAGATTCCGGTATAGAAACGGTTGCAGACCTTGAAGGCGCCCAGATTGCTATCGGACCTCCGGGAAGCGGTACACAGGCGGCAGCACGTCTGCTCCTTGAAGCCCACGGCCTTGAAGAAGGCGACTACGAAGTGTTTGAAGAAGCTTTCGGTGACGCTCAGGGACGTATTCAGGATGGTCAGCTCGACGCTTCCTTCGGTCTCTTAGGTCTCCCTGCCGGCGGTATTGAAGAGCTTGCTGCTACGACTGACGTCAGCCTCGTCTCCATTACAGACGAAGCTGTCGATTATGTAGAAGAAAACAGCGGCTATGAAGCTTTCGATATTCCTGGTGATTCCTACGACTTCCTTGAAGAAGACGTAACGGCTATTACAGCTTATGCCATTATGGTAGGCTCCACGGACAGCATTGATGAGGAGCTCGGCTACCAGATTACGAAAGCGATGTTTGAGTATGCGGATGAAATCTCCCACCCACAGGGTGAGCAGATGACACTGGAAAATGCTCTTCTCGGTTCTGAAGGTCTGCCGATGCACCCAGGTGCTGAGCGTTACTTTGAAGAAGAAGGCATTACGGAAGAATAATTTGAACATGCGGGACCGGACTTTTCGTCCGGTCTCCTCTTTTCAGGAAGCAGACTGCGCGGGGGCTCTGGCTGCATGAAGTGCAGGCAGAACATCGACGAAAGCGCAGGAGGCTGCTCCTGTCTTTTCGTCGATCAATCCGCAGCTGATGGATTTTTATAAGGTGAGGTGACGAACATGACAAATCAGGAAAAAGATGAAGGTTTTTTGACCGAAGAAGAACAAAAAGAAGTGCTTGCGAAATATGATAAAGAATCCTCTTTCCGGCAGTTCCCGGGAAAGTGGGCCTGGGTAATTACGTTAATCGCCGTCTCCCTTACCGTCTTCCATATCTGGAGAGCTTTTCCCCAGACCGGCGGACCTCTCGTTTCCCTCATGCAGGGGGCTGTACACCTGGGGACAGCAATGGGACTTATCTTTCTGCTCTATCCATTAAGAAAAGGCGGGAGACATAAAGAAGGCGTTCCCTGGTATGATGTTATACTAGCGTTTCTTGCGATGGCATCCTGTTACTACATCCTTTTCCGCTACGACTGGATAACCGGTGCAGCAAGGATTATGGGATTTTCCACGCTCGACATTATTGTTGCAACTATTGGAATTGTTCTGCTTCTTGAGGCAACGAGACGTGCCGTCGGCCTTCCGATCGTCGCTATTGGAGTCATTGCAATCCTATACGGAATGTTTGGTACGAATATTCCATACTTCGGCCACGGAGGATTTGACTGGAACGGGCTTTCCCGACGGCTTTTCTATTCTTCTGATGCCATTTTTGGTACGCCGATACAAATTTCATCGACGTATATATACTTATTCCTGTTTTTCGGAGTCATGCTCACGAAAACCGGAGTCGGACAATATTTTAACGATCTCGCATTCGGTTTAACCGGACGCTTCACGGGGGGGACGGCCAAAGCCGCCGTTGCAGCCTCTGCTCTGCAGGGGACAGTTACCGGAAGCTCGGTTGCCAACACGGTTGCTTCCGGCTCCTTTACGATTCCGATGATGAAACGCGCGAAATTCCGGCCGGAGTTTGCGGCTGCTGCTGAAGCATCTGCTTCCACCGGTGGTCAGATTATGCCTCCGATTATGGGGGCCGCCGCTTTTATTATGGCGGAATATGTGTCGACAGTTAATTACAGTGACATTATTATTATTGGTATCATTCCTGCTTCGCTTTATTTTGCCGGTGTGTTTCTCGGCACCCACTTTGAAGCGAAACGTTACGGCATCCATGGTCTGCCGAAAGAAGAGCTTCCTTCAACGAAAGGGCTCCTTAAAGGATCCTACCTGCTTCTGCCGCTGATCATTATCGTAACGATGCTCGTCAACGGCTTTACGCCTACTTACGCAGCACTGACGGGTATCGGTGCGGCGCTTGCAGTCAGCTACTTCCGCAAAGATACGCGGATGATGCCGCGCGATATTCTTGATGCTCTGGAGCAGGGGGCGAAAGTCGCTCTTCCGGTTATTGCAGCCTGTGCGTCAGCCGGAATTATCGTCGGGACGGTTGTATTTACCGGACTCGGCGGACGAATTGCCGGCGGACTTATCGCAATGGCAGGCGACAGTTTATTTCTGCTTCTCTTCTTTACGATGATCGCCTGTATCCTGCTTGGAATGGGACTTCCTACGACAGCAAACTATGTCGTAACAGCTTCCATGGCAGCACCGGCATTGATTAACTTCGGTGTTCCGGAAGTTGCTGCCCACTTTTTCGTCTTTTATTTCGGAATCGTGGCGGACATTACGCCTCCGGTATGTCTGGCCGCTTACGCCGGGGCCGGAATAGCCAAAGCAAACCCGATGAGGGCCGGGGTGACCGCCTTCAAGCTCGCCATTGCAGCGTTTATTATTCCGTATGTCTTCGTCTATAATCCGCAGATGCTGCTCGTGGATGCAGATGTCTTAACCGTTATCTATCTCGTTCTTACCGCAATGCTCGGCATGGCAGCGGTGAGTGCCGTGATGATGGGCTACTTCTTCAATACGTTTAAATGGTACGAAAGGCTGCTGCTGCTCGCTGCCGGCATCATGCTGATCTACCCGGAAAATCTGCTTATCGAAGGAAGCGGCTTCGTTCTGGTAGTATTGATCGCCATCGTGCAGAGAGCACGCAAAAAACGAAGCGAAAGTACCTGAAAACGAATCAACGCTCTGTAAAAAAATTCCGGTCTCCCCTGCCGCTGCCGGGAAAGGGACCGGAACATATTCCAGCAAAATGAAGAAGCCTCTCACAATCGTGAGGGGCTTCTTAAGAATGTTGATTAAGTAAAGAAAGAAGTCTATGTATTCTGTTCCTTGTATTTTCTCCTCCGCTTACCGGCGGAAGCCTGCCGTGGAGAGCAGTCTCTACTTTGCTTTCTTATTCAATCTGCTCTCCTTCTTCCACAGGCGTCCGCCGGTTTCCGCTTCGTTTTAATTCTCCCTTACAGAAAGCCTGCTGGTTGAATCAAGAAGATACCAAGGTAGAAGCCAGTGCCAGGGCAAGACGCCTGCGGAAAAAGAAAGCGGGAAGATCCTCCCGTACGACTGCACGGAGAACGGGATTAGCTGAAACGGGCCCGCCCGGAAACCGGCCCCACGGAAACGCAGGCTGCCATTTGCCGAATCAGGTAATTAAATGAAATCCATTCAAACCATATATGAGTAACTATTTTAAAAAAGGCTGTCCCATCGACATTGTCGACGGGACAGCCCCTCCTTTTGTTTTTTACTGTGCACTAAGCTTATTCCACATCGTGCTTAAATTTAACAGTTTCTCCGTTTTCGTATTCAACATCCATATCGAAGTCCCTGACGTCATCTTGTTCCACATCAAGCGCTGCGAGTACTTCCTGCTTCATCTCATCAATGGAGCGGTCCATCGTAATATCGATATTTCCAAGAAGGGCTTCAATTTCCTCTACAGCTTCCTGGCCTTCTATTTCTATTTCTTCCCCATTTTCCTTTTCAATTTCTCCTTCACGGTCTGACCTTTCGTACTCGTACTGCCATTCTTCTCCGGAGAAGAAGTCAATATCCATATCCAGTTCTTCTGCGGCTCCTTTTTCTTCCCCGTTTCCGGATTCATGATCAAATTCAATTGTTTCCCCATCCGTATACTCTATTTCCAGATTCACGTCTTCCACATCTTCCGCTGCAATATCCAGCGCAGCCAACACTTCATCTCTCATTTCTGCAAGAGGACGGTCCGTTGTAATATTAATTTGTTCGAGTAGAACTTCTATTTCTTCGCGTGCCTCGGCACCTGTTACTTTTTCCTGCCCGTCGCGTTCAACTTCCATATCGGAATCGTCATCAAGCTCATATTCGAATTCCCATTCTTCATCATTGTGAAATTCCACTTGCAGGTCAAATTCATGCACGTTTTCCACACTGCCACTCTGAGTTTCCGTTTCACCTGAATTATTACCGCCTGTATTTTCTTCCGTACTGTCAGCTGTTTCTTCCGTGCTGTTTGAATTTCCTGCTTCCGTTTCTTCCATTTCTTCTGCATCACCAGGACTGTTCTCTTCGGCCTGGACGTCTGCTTCGTCAGCAGTGCTTGTCTCTTCCGGCTCTACCTCCTGTGTGCTGCATGCTGCTAGTAACGCAGCGACTGATATTCCAGCAATAACTTTTTTCATTTTTATCATCCTTTCGAGTATGTTTTTTCTTATATTTTCACTATACTTAGTAGAGATGAGTATTACATTAATGTCAGATTAGAATTTGATGAGAATGTATGACTGTCTTTCTGTGGGAATTCTGCAGAAAAAATCGATATGGAGTGTGATTGTTTTGGGAGAAGTTCCCTTATACCTGCTGATTATTTTTGTTGCTCTGCTTTTTCTATCCGCCTTTTTTTCTTCCTCGGAAACAGCGCTCTCCAGCGCCAACCGCATTCGTCTGCAGGCGATGAAAGACGATGGGATCAAAGGAGCAGACAAAGCCCTTACTGTTATAGCTGCTTTCGATAAAACGCTTTCAACCATTCTTATCGGAAACAACCTGGTGAACATTGCCGCAGCCACCATCTCCGCTCAGATCTCAACATCCATCTTCGGACCGAATCTGGGCGTGTTTATAAGCACTTTCGTCGTTACTCTGCTCGTATTAATTTTCGGAGAAATCCTCCCGAAATCTCTTGCGAAAGAATATGCAGAATCTTTTTCTATTAAAATTGCCGGAATAATTCAGCTGATGACGTACGTCGTTCTTCCGCTGAACTGGCTTTTTGCGCACCTGAAAAACGCCGTACACAAAATGATCGGCGGAAAACCGGCAGCGTATTCGGTTACAGAAGAAGAATTGAAAATGATGGTGAATATCAGTGAAGAAGAAGGTGTCATTGAGGAGCAGGAAAAACAGCTTGTTCAGCGTTCCTTTGATTTTAACGAAATTACCGTAGAGGAAGTTCTGCGTCCGAGAACGGACATGACAGTGATTGATATTGAAGATAACAAAGAGCTTATTAAAGAACTGTTTATAGAAAAACGATTTTCACGGATTCCTGTTTACGAAGGATCGATTGATAATATTATAGGTATTCTCCACGAACGCGATTTCTTTACTGCCTATATTAACGGGGAGGTTAATATAACGAGCCTGCTCCGCAAACCAATTATTGTTGTGGAATCAATGAAAGTGCACAAACTGCTGCCTAAACTGCAGCGGGAAAAATCCCATATTGCCATCGTGATTGATGAGTACGGCGGCACTTCCGGGCTTATCACGCTCGAAGATATTCTCGAAGAACTCGTTGGTGAAATTTATGATGAACACGATGATGCGCAGTCTCTCGTGCAGCAGAAGGGGGACAATGTTTATCTTATCGACGGGGAGTATTCACTGGATGAAGTAATGAAGCTCTGCGGACTTCCTTCTCCAGAGACGTCCTATCATTCTATCGGCGGCTGGCTTTCTGAACAGTTTGAGAGAATCCCCCGGGAAGGAGAAACTCTCGACTATGAGGGCATTACCTTTAAAGCGGTCGAAGCAGACCATCGGAGAATTTTATACGTTGAGGCTGTAATTACGGAGAAAGAAGAAGAGCATGTAAATAAATAACGTCAAAAAGAAGCTGCACGGATAAATCCTCCGTACAGCTTCTTTTTGTATACAGACATTTCTGTATTTTTGACGTTTTCTTTCCACTCCTTCCGGAAAATATCCGATTTCTGAGAGAAAGTACGAGCCCTGCGCTCTCAGGGAATCGAAAACGCCCTTTTATCGCTTCTATACTTTATTTTCAAGGATCCTATTCGTAAAACACGTCAAACGTCTCCCACAGACTTTCCAGTTCCTCCAGCCGTTTGGTGATTTTTTCGTGTTCGGATCTCGTCAATGCTGTTATTAAAGCACTCGCCACACTCATTGGTGCAGAGAACGAGTCGATAAAAGAATTGATTTCGGTTGCCGTGATCAAATGTTTATTGCCGTACGGATAAAGTGGACTTAGCAGATGATCCGTCATGACAATCGTATTGGCTCCCCGCGATTTTACGTATTTCATGACTTCGACCGTCCTTTTTGTGTAGCGGGCAAAGCCGAGGCCGAGGACGACATCATTTTCTGTAATATCAAGCAGGTGCTCCGACACGCCGTCCGCTTCCTCCAGCAGTTCTGTATTCTGGAGAACAAGGTCCAGATAGAATGCCAGATAGGACCCGATACTTGCTGCGCTGCGATAGGCTACGATGTAAATACGATCTGCCTTTACGAGCGTTTCCACAATCTCTTCAAAGTCCTCCGGCGGTATCTGCTCCAGCGTCGTCTGCAGATTTTGGATATCATCGGTAAGAACTTCGGTAAGTACCTCATCAGAACGTTCTGTTCCTTCGGTTGTTCTTCTGAGCACTTCTGCAGATGTTAATTTCCGCTGCAGCGCTTCCTGAAGGTGGCGCTGCAGGTCGGGGTAGCCTTTGTAACCGAGTACGGTTGCAAAACGAATTACGGTGGCTCCACCGACATTCACGTTCTGTGCGAGACGGGAGGCCGTTAAAAAGGGAGCTGACTCCCGATGGGCGATTAAGTACTTGGCAATTTTTTTATGGGACTTGCTCAGCGACTCCTGTTCCTGGCTGATTTTTGCGAACACATCCTGATCGCTCATAGCACCACTCCTCTCTCCTGCCGTCTATTTTACTTGAAAAAGCAAGAAAACAAAAATGGAGACCTTTTTTCAATTCCATGGAAACGAAGATGGACGATCATCGCTTATATACTTTATTTTCAAGGCAGTTTTTCATGAGAAAGCGCTTCAAAAATGAAAGATATTATTCATTTCCTTTTCCTTAATTAAGAATCTTATCCATTTTTGACCATCTTTGACGATTGTGGTTAAATAAGAGGAACTAAAGGAAAGGGGATTGATCACATGGCACAGCCGAAATACATTATGAACATTGAAAAGGTGCCGCACCTTTCAGACGAAGAGAAAGCGAAACTGAAGCAGATTACGGAGAAGTTTGTTTTCCGGGTAAATGAATATTACCTCGGTTTAATTGACTGGGGCGATCCGAATGATCCGATCCGCAACCTCGTCATTCCTAATGAAGGGGAACTCGAAGAATACGGCCGCTGGGATTCCTCAGATGAAGATACAAACTATGTGGTGCCGGGCTGTCAGCATAAATACGACCAGACAGCACTGCTGATCGTATCCGAAGTCTGCGGTGCCTACTGCCGCTACTGCTTCAGAAAGCGTCTCTTCCGCAACGACATCAAAGAAGCGATGTCCGACGTTTCCCCGGGTATTGAATATATCCGTGAACACCCGGAGATTACGAATGTTCTTTTGACCGGCGGTGACTCCCTGATTCTTGCAACGAGAAAGCTGAGAAAAATTATTGAGCAGCTGCGGGACATTCCTCACGTGAAAATCATCCGTCTCGGCTCCAAAATGCCGGTATTTAACCCGATGCGTATTTACGAAGATGAGTCGCTGCACGAACTGATCCGTGAGTTTTCCACTCCGGAACAGCGTATTTATGTGATGGCGCATATCAATCATCCACGGGAAATTACTCCAGAAGCAAAGAGGGGCTTCGAATTCCTGCATGACGCAGGAGCGATTGTCGTCAATCAGACGCCGGTACTGCGGGGTATAAATGATGATCCGGAAGTACTCGCCGAACTTCTTGATAAGCTTTCGTGGGCTGGAGTAACGCCGTACTACTTCTTCATTAACCGTCCGGTAGCCGGCAACAACGATTTCGTACTTTCCCTTAAAGAAGCGTATGATGCGGTCGAACAAGCGAAAGCAAAAACGTCCGGTTTAGGTAAGCGCGTCCGCCTTTCCATGAGTCATACGTCAGGAAAAATTGAAATTCTCGCTATTGAAGACGGCAAAGCCTACTTGAAATATCATCAGTCCCGCGACAACAACTACGGTAAGTTTATGATTCTGGACTGTCCGGATGATGCTGCCTGGTTCGACGACCTGCCCGGCAATGAGCGGTATTGGGAAGCCCCAAAAAAGAAGTGGGATGATTTCGTCGGTGCCAATGATAAAATTGCTGAAAAGCAGGCAGCCGAAACGACAAACTAATAAATTTCCTATAAAAGCGCCATGACGAATAATTTTCGTCATGGCGCTTTTTTTATCAGTTCTGAAATTTTTATTTCTACGCAGGGTCAGCTGTCGTCTTCTTCCGAAAGAGCAGTGGCGAAACGTTCGGCATCGTCGAGCATCACTTCCCGTTTTTCGTCACTGATCTGCTGGACATCTCCAAAATGAAGGACGCCGTAAAGCTTTAGTCCGCAGAAAGCAAGCAGATGGTCATCGATCCCATTTACGACATTTTTGTAGAGCCCCTGCTTATGGAAAACGTCCGGCGGAGCACCGGTCGTAAAGACGAGCGAAGCTTTTTTACCTTTCAACAGCGGAACCGGTTCCTCCCCTTCCAGCTCGTAGGCAACACCGTACGAGAAGACGCGGTCGATAAATCCTTTTCCTGCCGCCGGGAAAGAGCCCCACCAGAGCGGAAACATAAAAACAATATGATCCGCCTGCTTAAGATCTTCGTGTGCCTCAGCGAGATCAGAAGCGTAGGTTCCCTGAACAGAAGCGTTATACTCTTCTATTGTAAGGTTCGGATTGAAGTTTTCTATTCCGGGGGAATGAGTCGTGACGGTTCCTTTCAGTCCTTTTGTAAATGCTTCGTATACAGAGCCGTTA is a window from the Alkalicoccus halolimnae genome containing:
- a CDS encoding TRAP transporter permease; protein product: MTNQEKDEGFLTEEEQKEVLAKYDKESSFRQFPGKWAWVITLIAVSLTVFHIWRAFPQTGGPLVSLMQGAVHLGTAMGLIFLLYPLRKGGRHKEGVPWYDVILAFLAMASCYYILFRYDWITGAARIMGFSTLDIIVATIGIVLLLEATRRAVGLPIVAIGVIAILYGMFGTNIPYFGHGGFDWNGLSRRLFYSSDAIFGTPIQISSTYIYLFLFFGVMLTKTGVGQYFNDLAFGLTGRFTGGTAKAAVAASALQGTVTGSSVANTVASGSFTIPMMKRAKFRPEFAAAAEASASTGGQIMPPIMGAAAFIMAEYVSTVNYSDIIIIGIIPASLYFAGVFLGTHFEAKRYGIHGLPKEELPSTKGLLKGSYLLLPLIIIVTMLVNGFTPTYAALTGIGAALAVSYFRKDTRMMPRDILDALEQGAKVALPVIAACASAGIIVGTVVFTGLGGRIAGGLIAMAGDSLFLLLFFTMIACILLGMGLPTTANYVVTASMAAPALINFGVPEVAAHFFVFYFGIVADITPPVCLAAYAGAGIAKANPMRAGVTAFKLAIAAFIIPYVFVYNPQMLLVDADVLTVIYLVLTAMLGMAAVSAVMMGYFFNTFKWYERLLLLAAGIMLIYPENLLIEGSGFVLVVLIAIVQRARKKRSEST
- a CDS encoding MurR/RpiR family transcriptional regulator yields the protein MSDQDVFAKISQEQESLSKSHKKIAKYLIAHRESAPFLTASRLAQNVNVGGATVIRFATVLGYKGYPDLQRHLQEALQRKLTSAEVLRRTTEGTERSDEVLTEVLTDDIQNLQTTLEQIPPEDFEEIVETLVKADRIYIVAYRSAASIGSYLAFYLDLVLQNTELLEEADGVSEHLLDITENDVVLGLGFARYTKRTVEVMKYVKSRGANTIVMTDHLLSPLYPYGNKHLITATEINSFIDSFSAPMSVASALITALTRSEHEKITKRLEELESLWETFDVFYE
- a CDS encoding KamA family radical SAM protein, with translation MAQPKYIMNIEKVPHLSDEEKAKLKQITEKFVFRVNEYYLGLIDWGDPNDPIRNLVIPNEGELEEYGRWDSSDEDTNYVVPGCQHKYDQTALLIVSEVCGAYCRYCFRKRLFRNDIKEAMSDVSPGIEYIREHPEITNVLLTGGDSLILATRKLRKIIEQLRDIPHVKIIRLGSKMPVFNPMRIYEDESLHELIREFSTPEQRIYVMAHINHPREITPEAKRGFEFLHDAGAIVVNQTPVLRGINDDPEVLAELLDKLSWAGVTPYYFFINRPVAGNNDFVLSLKEAYDAVEQAKAKTSGLGKRVRLSMSHTSGKIEILAIEDGKAYLKYHQSRDNNYGKFMILDCPDDAAWFDDLPGNERYWEAPKKKWDDFVGANDKIAEKQAAETTN
- a CDS encoding TAXI family TRAP transporter solute-binding subunit codes for the protein MKKVTSLSVLLVSSALFMTACGGNDGGGNTAEENGGNGSGNTEENTEENAEENAETSNETEETNEAANNGGGGEADLNNMQLGTGSTGGTYYPLGQEIATTINNNIEEYEEFDMSAVSSGASVDNIVSIFNGEMDMGMTVHLPALDSLTGDGDFEGVEIDNFGFMGHIYPEVMQIVTPEDSGIETVADLEGAQIAIGPPGSGTQAAARLLLEAHGLEEGDYEVFEEAFGDAQGRIQDGQLDASFGLLGLPAGGIEELAATTDVSLVSITDEAVDYVEENSGYEAFDIPGDSYDFLEEDVTAITAYAIMVGSTDSIDEELGYQITKAMFEYADEISHPQGEQMTLENALLGSEGLPMHPGAERYFEEEGITEE
- a CDS encoding YusW family protein; this translates as MKKVIAGISVAALLAACSTQEVEPEETSTADEADVQAEENSPGDAEEMEETEAGNSNSTEETADSTEENTGGNNSGETETQSGSVENVHEFDLQVEFHNDEEWEFEYELDDDSDMEVERDGQEKVTGAEAREEIEVLLEQINITTDRPLAEMRDEVLAALDIAAEDVEDVNLEIEYTDGETIEFDHESGNGEEKGAAEELDMDIDFFSGEEWQYEYERSDREGEIEKENGEEIEIEGQEAVEEIEALLGNIDITMDRSIDEMKQEVLAALDVEQDDVRDFDMDVEYENGETVKFKHDVE
- a CDS encoding hemolysin family protein produces the protein MGEVPLYLLIIFVALLFLSAFFSSSETALSSANRIRLQAMKDDGIKGADKALTVIAAFDKTLSTILIGNNLVNIAAATISAQISTSIFGPNLGVFISTFVVTLLVLIFGEILPKSLAKEYAESFSIKIAGIIQLMTYVVLPLNWLFAHLKNAVHKMIGGKPAAYSVTEEELKMMVNISEEEGVIEEQEKQLVQRSFDFNEITVEEVLRPRTDMTVIDIEDNKELIKELFIEKRFSRIPVYEGSIDNIIGILHERDFFTAYINGEVNITSLLRKPIIVVESMKVHKLLPKLQREKSHIAIVIDEYGGTSGLITLEDILEELVGEIYDEHDDAQSLVQQKGDNVYLIDGEYSLDEVMKLCGLPSPETSYHSIGGWLSEQFERIPREGETLDYEGITFKAVEADHRRILYVEAVITEKEEEHVNK
- a CDS encoding NAD(P)H-dependent oxidoreductase, yielding MIIYMHPSQDSFNGSVYEAFTKGLKGTVTTHSPGIENFNPNLTIEEYNASVQGTYASDLAEAHEDLKQADHIVFMFPLWWGSFPAAGKGFIDRVFSYGVAYELEGEEPVPLLKGKKASLVFTTGAPPDVFHKQGLYKNVVNGIDDHLLAFCGLKLYGVLHFGDVQQISDEKREVMLDDAERFATALSEEDDS